In one window of Janthinobacterium sp. 1_2014MBL_MicDiv DNA:
- a CDS encoding LysE family translocator: MHLSNWLLFCSVALLVTFSPGPAVLLAISNAIAVGPRRAMISSMGNGFGLFIISGVAMAGMGVVLATSATAFMLLKLAGALYLVYLGIKQWRSKTSIVADAPALPGTANPNSFWKLFRQGLTVALTNPKAILFFSALFPQFITPGEPVGIQFAVLTTSFVACAMLAHLFYANLARLLKSQLATPGRARLFNRISGGAFILLGLSLLRLRAKAA, translated from the coding sequence ATGCATCTCTCGAACTGGCTGCTATTTTGCAGCGTTGCCCTGCTCGTCACGTTTTCGCCCGGCCCGGCCGTCCTGCTGGCCATCTCCAACGCCATCGCCGTCGGCCCGCGCCGCGCGATGATCAGCAGCATGGGCAATGGTTTTGGTTTGTTCATCATTTCCGGCGTGGCCATGGCCGGCATGGGCGTCGTGCTGGCCACCTCGGCCACGGCCTTCATGCTGCTGAAACTGGCTGGCGCCCTGTACCTGGTGTACCTGGGCATCAAGCAATGGCGCAGCAAGACCAGCATCGTGGCCGACGCGCCAGCGCTGCCGGGCACGGCGAATCCGAATTCGTTCTGGAAACTGTTCCGCCAGGGCTTGACGGTGGCGCTGACGAATCCGAAAGCCATCCTGTTCTTTTCGGCCCTGTTCCCGCAATTCATCACGCCGGGCGAGCCCGTGGGCATCCAGTTTGCCGTGCTGACGACCTCGTTTGTCGCCTGCGCCATGCTGGCCCATTTGTTTTACGCCAACCTGGCGCGCCTGCTGAAAAGCCAGCTGGCCACGCCGGGCCGCGCCAGGCTGTTCAACCGCATCTCGGGCGGCGCCTTCATCTTGCTGGGCCTGAGCCTGCTGCGCCTGCGCGCCAAGGCGGCATAA
- a CDS encoding flavodoxin family protein codes for MSATPVTPVTPAVPVPRQGQAPDSLGRVEFHLQFIRSFADPTFDAVRGALVQVEEVAWNNYKEGRKAPLTQKAGPGFADPDYDISVEWMATRNRLLAAQARQQDPATPSRVLLICGAARNDGSCPGEISKTWRMTQWAKEVLLADEIEADVLDLSLLTSSYDLHIHPCKGCVSTAMPLCHWPCSCYPNHGERQTNDWMAEIYERWTAAHAVIILTPVYWYQTPSVLKLMIDRLVCADGGNPDPTSTHGKKAVEAKALELQGWDYPKHLAGRAYGLVVHGDVAGIEGVRRGLSDWLDWMGLVDAGAKSRLDRYIGYYDSYAQSHETLDRDTAMQEEVRNVARAVAVAVKRLRAGTLAPPDANLAPPRPK; via the coding sequence ATGTCCGCCACTCCCGTCACTCCCGTCACTCCCGCCGTTCCCGTGCCGCGCCAGGGCCAGGCGCCCGATTCCCTGGGCCGCGTCGAATTCCACCTGCAATTCATCCGCTCGTTTGCCGACCCCACCTTCGATGCCGTACGCGGCGCCCTCGTGCAGGTGGAAGAAGTGGCGTGGAACAACTACAAGGAGGGCCGCAAGGCGCCTCTCACGCAAAAGGCGGGACCTGGCTTTGCAGACCCCGACTACGATATCTCGGTGGAATGGATGGCCACGCGCAACCGTTTACTGGCGGCCCAAGCGCGTCAGCAAGACCCGGCCACGCCCTCGCGCGTGCTGTTGATCTGCGGCGCGGCGCGCAATGACGGTTCTTGCCCAGGTGAAATTTCGAAGACATGGCGCATGACGCAGTGGGCCAAGGAGGTGCTGCTGGCGGACGAGATCGAGGCCGACGTGCTCGACCTGAGCCTGCTGACCTCCTCGTACGACTTGCACATCCACCCGTGCAAGGGCTGTGTCTCGACGGCCATGCCGCTGTGCCACTGGCCGTGCAGCTGCTATCCGAACCATGGCGAACGCCAGACGAACGACTGGATGGCGGAAATCTACGAGCGCTGGACGGCCGCGCATGCCGTCATCATCCTCACGCCCGTGTACTGGTACCAGACGCCCAGCGTGCTGAAACTGATGATAGACAGGCTCGTATGTGCCGACGGCGGCAACCCGGACCCGACCAGCACGCACGGCAAGAAAGCCGTGGAAGCGAAAGCGCTGGAGCTGCAAGGCTGGGATTATCCAAAACACCTGGCCGGGCGCGCGTATGGCCTCGTCGTGCATGGCGACGTGGCCGGCATCGAAGGCGTGCGACGCGGCCTGTCGGACTGGCTGGACTGGATGGGCCTGGTCGACGCGGGCGCCAAGTCACGGCTGGACCGCTACATCGGTTATTACGACAGCTACGCGCAAAGCCATGAAACGCTGGACCGCGACACGGCCATGCAGGAAGAAGTGCGCAACGTGGCGCGCGCCGTGGCCGTAGCCGTCAAGCGGCTACGCGCGGGCACCCTGGCGCCACCCGATGCGAACCTGGCGCCGCCACGGCCCAAATAG
- a CDS encoding helix-turn-helix domain-containing protein translates to MGNHALLDNDTEQRLAARLKQLRVERGWSLDQLAGASQVSRATLSRLENGEVSPTTSVLGKLCAAYGLAMSRLLRMVEDDFPPVLRRAQQSVWSDPDTGFRRRCVSPPSRALAGEALECELDAGVTIAYAASPRPGMEHHLLLQEGKLNVSVDGKSHDLLAGDCLRYQLHGASAFVTPPDSGARYFLFIV, encoded by the coding sequence ATGGGAAATCATGCATTGCTCGATAACGATACGGAACAGCGGCTGGCGGCGCGCCTGAAACAGCTGCGCGTGGAGCGGGGCTGGTCGCTGGACCAGCTGGCCGGCGCCAGCCAGGTCAGCCGCGCGACATTGTCCCGCCTGGAAAACGGCGAAGTCAGTCCCACGACGAGCGTGCTGGGCAAGCTGTGCGCCGCCTATGGTCTGGCCATGTCGCGCCTGCTGCGCATGGTGGAAGACGATTTCCCGCCCGTGCTGCGGCGTGCCCAGCAAAGCGTGTGGAGCGACCCGGACACGGGCTTTCGCCGCCGCTGCGTCTCGCCGCCATCGCGCGCGCTGGCCGGCGAGGCGCTCGAATGCGAACTCGATGCGGGCGTGACGATCGCCTATGCCGCCTCGCCGCGGCCCGGCATGGAACACCATCTGCTGCTGCAGGAGGGCAAGTTGAACGTGAGTGTCGATGGCAAATCCCACGACTTGCTGGCCGGCGATTGCCTGCGCTACCAGTTGCACGGCGCCAGCGCCTTCGTCACGCCGCCCGACAGCGGCGCACGCTATTTCCTGTTCATCGTCTGA
- a CDS encoding YeiH family protein — MSSLSTTNTSTVNDRYGRLLPGLLLSGLIAYGAIQLGKLGWMQSHGMSALTLAIMLGIILGNSVYARLAPACGAGVAFSKQTLLRLGIILYGFRLTFQDIGQVGLAGIAIDALVLTSTFGLAMLLGTRVFKLERNSAILIGAGSSICGAAAVMATEPVVKGRSEDVTVAVSTVVVFGTIAIFLYPLLYQLNLGWHLLGATPTAFGVYIGSTVHEVAQVVAAGKSIGQEAANAAVIAKMVRVMMLAPFLVILSAVLARGKARAGGGNKAAKLAIPWFAFIFIAVVAFNSLGLLPGSMVATITDIDTALLAMAMAALGLTTHMSAIRRAGIKPLLLAGLLFCWLIAGGAAINHVVASLFA; from the coding sequence ATGTCATCCCTCTCGACCACCAACACCAGCACTGTCAACGACCGCTATGGCCGCCTGCTGCCCGGCCTTCTGCTAAGCGGCCTCATCGCCTATGGCGCCATCCAGCTGGGCAAGCTGGGCTGGATGCAAAGCCACGGCATGAGCGCGCTGACCCTGGCCATCATGCTCGGCATTATTCTCGGCAATAGCGTATATGCGCGCCTGGCGCCCGCCTGCGGCGCCGGCGTGGCTTTTTCCAAGCAGACATTATTGCGCCTGGGCATCATCCTCTACGGTTTCCGCCTGACCTTCCAGGATATCGGCCAGGTGGGCCTGGCCGGCATCGCCATCGACGCGCTGGTGCTGACCTCCACGTTTGGCCTGGCCATGCTCCTCGGCACCCGGGTCTTCAAGCTCGAGCGCAACAGCGCCATCCTGATCGGCGCCGGCAGCTCGATCTGCGGCGCCGCGGCCGTGATGGCCACCGAACCCGTCGTGAAAGGCCGCAGCGAGGACGTCACCGTGGCCGTCTCGACGGTCGTGGTGTTCGGCACCATCGCCATCTTCCTGTACCCCTTGCTGTACCAGCTGAACCTGGGCTGGCATCTGCTGGGCGCCACGCCCACGGCCTTCGGCGTCTACATCGGCTCGACCGTGCATGAAGTGGCGCAAGTGGTGGCCGCAGGCAAGTCGATCGGCCAGGAAGCGGCGAACGCGGCCGTGATCGCCAAGATGGTGCGCGTGATGATGCTGGCGCCCTTCCTCGTCATCCTGTCGGCGGTGCTGGCGCGCGGCAAGGCCAGGGCGGGCGGCGGCAACAAGGCGGCCAAGCTGGCCATCCCCTGGTTTGCCTTCATCTTCATTGCCGTGGTGGCCTTCAATTCGCTGGGCTTGCTGCCAGGCAGCATGGTGGCCACCATCACCGATATCGACACGGCCCTGCTGGCCATGGCCATGGCGGCCCTGGGACTGACGACGCATATGTCGGCCATCCGCCGCGCCGGCATCAAGCCGCTGCTGCTGGCAGGCCTGCTGTTCTGCTGGCTGATCGCCGGTGGCGCCGCCATCAACCATGTCGTGGCCAGCCTGTTCGCCTGA
- a CDS encoding GNAT family N-acetyltransferase: MHPSLRLFSSTDILARLPELGALLQACVHDGASIGFILPFDAAASQGFWTDNVLPAVTRGVRLLLVAEVDGQVAGAVQLDWDTNPNQAHRAEVRKLLVHAAFRRRGIARLLMQALEAQARLLPRSLLTLDTRSGDHAEPLYLSLGYVVAGSIPGYALAPAGERLDATTIMYKLL; encoded by the coding sequence ATGCATCCATCACTACGACTTTTCAGCTCCACGGATATTCTTGCGCGCCTGCCGGAACTGGGCGCGCTGCTGCAGGCATGCGTGCACGATGGCGCCAGCATCGGTTTTATCCTGCCCTTCGATGCGGCAGCCAGCCAGGGGTTCTGGACGGACAACGTGCTGCCGGCCGTGACGCGCGGCGTGCGCCTGCTGCTGGTGGCCGAGGTGGACGGACAGGTGGCGGGCGCCGTGCAGCTGGACTGGGATACCAACCCCAACCAGGCGCACCGGGCCGAGGTGCGCAAGCTGCTCGTGCATGCGGCATTTCGCCGGCGCGGCATCGCCCGCTTGCTGATGCAGGCGCTGGAAGCGCAGGCGCGGTTGCTGCCGCGCAGCCTGCTGACGCTCGACACGCGCAGCGGTGACCATGCGGAACCGTTGTACTTGTCGCTGGGTTACGTGGTGGCCGGCAGCATCCCCGGCTATGCGCTGGCACCGGCCGGCGAGCGGCTCGACGCCACCACCATCATGTACAAGCTGCTGTAG
- a CDS encoding LysR family transcriptional regulator: MSLTLRQLQIFLAVADTGSTSAAAEHIALSQSATSAALNELEALLGTQLFDRVGKRLLLNDNGRLLLPQARQMRDAAASIERQFAGADPSVPVSLQIGASTTIGIYLLPQILAQAARQYGRSIPQVTIANTADIAAAVAAFQVDIGLIEGPCHEPGLLVEPWLTDQMLIVAAPTHPLAQLRHLLSFTELNQAGWLLREAGSGTREAVEQALVPYLHYLRAAGEFSNSEAIKYGAAAGLGIACLSRVVVADLLASGQLVELETMLPPLERNFYLIRQSKKILSPRLTGFLELCRHASRMAG; this comes from the coding sequence GTGTCATTAACTTTACGCCAATTGCAGATCTTTCTCGCCGTCGCCGACACGGGCAGCACCAGCGCGGCCGCCGAACATATTGCCTTGTCGCAATCGGCCACCAGCGCGGCCCTGAACGAACTGGAAGCGCTGCTGGGCACGCAGCTGTTCGACCGCGTCGGCAAGCGATTGCTGCTCAACGACAACGGCCGCTTGCTGTTGCCGCAGGCGCGGCAGATGCGCGACGCGGCCGCCAGCATCGAGCGCCAGTTCGCGGGCGCCGACCCGTCCGTGCCCGTCAGCCTGCAGATCGGCGCCAGCACCACCATCGGGATCTATCTGCTGCCGCAGATCCTGGCGCAGGCGGCCCGGCAGTACGGGCGCAGCATCCCGCAGGTGACGATCGCCAATACGGCCGACATCGCCGCCGCCGTGGCCGCATTTCAGGTCGATATCGGCCTGATCGAGGGGCCGTGCCACGAGCCGGGCTTGCTGGTGGAGCCGTGGCTGACGGACCAGATGCTGATCGTGGCCGCGCCCACGCACCCGCTGGCGCAGCTGCGGCACCTGCTCAGCTTTACGGAATTGAACCAGGCCGGCTGGCTGCTGCGCGAGGCGGGCTCGGGCACGCGGGAGGCCGTGGAGCAGGCGCTGGTGCCGTATTTGCACTATCTGCGCGCCGCGGGAGAATTCAGCAATTCGGAAGCCATCAAGTACGGCGCGGCGGCCGGCCTGGGCATCGCCTGCCTGTCGCGCGTGGTCGTGGCCGATTTGCTGGCCAGCGGGCAGCTGGTGGAACTGGAAACCATGCTGCCGCCCCTGGAGCGCAACTTTTACCTGATACGTCAGTCTAAAAAGATCCTCTCGCCGCGCCTGACCGGCTTTCTGGAGCTGTGCCGCCACGCTTCGCGCATGGCGGGCTAG
- a CDS encoding NAD(P)/FAD-dependent oxidoreductase, whose product MDKPHMAAPRHIAVVGAGIAGLSCASALQHAGWQVSVFDAAGTVAGRMATRRAGDWQCDHGAQYFTARSAAFRAEVARWQLAGVAALWTPRLCLLAADGSAHAPAGPVERFVGMPRMNAPARWLASGLPLHLQTTITALQRGVAGWQLQTRQLGLLEAVYDGVVLAMPAPQALPLLQAHSRRLASLAAASVMHPCWAVMARYAQPLALPFEAAFVNHGPLRWVARNNSKPGRHGQESWLLHAQSDWSEAHLDWPADQVAKALLHAFAQLGGAAPLAWSTQCWQHAAPAAGHDELFAWHERSRLGLCGDWLQAGTVEGAWLSGRALAAHIAAASPSSMPKPDLAHGVPHPVLPVLV is encoded by the coding sequence ATGGATAAGCCGCACATGGCCGCGCCGCGCCACATCGCCGTCGTCGGCGCCGGCATCGCCGGCCTGTCGTGCGCCAGCGCCTTGCAGCACGCCGGCTGGCAAGTGAGCGTCTTCGATGCGGCGGGCACCGTGGCGGGCCGCATGGCCACGCGGCGCGCCGGGGATTGGCAATGCGACCACGGCGCCCAGTATTTCACGGCCCGCTCGGCCGCGTTTCGCGCCGAAGTGGCGCGCTGGCAACTGGCAGGCGTGGCCGCCCTGTGGACGCCGCGCCTGTGCCTGCTGGCGGCGGACGGCAGCGCGCATGCGCCGGCCGGCCCCGTCGAACGCTTCGTCGGCATGCCGCGCATGAACGCGCCGGCCCGCTGGCTGGCCAGCGGCTTGCCGCTGCACTTACAAACCACGATTACCGCCCTGCAGCGTGGCGTGGCTGGCTGGCAATTACAAACGCGGCAACTGGGCTTGCTGGAAGCCGTCTACGATGGCGTCGTGCTGGCCATGCCCGCGCCGCAAGCCCTGCCCTTGCTGCAAGCCCATTCGCGCCGCCTGGCCAGCCTGGCGGCCGCCAGCGTCATGCACCCTTGCTGGGCCGTCATGGCCCGCTACGCGCAGCCGCTGGCCCTGCCGTTCGAGGCCGCCTTCGTCAACCACGGCCCGCTGCGCTGGGTCGCGCGCAATAACAGCAAGCCGGGCCGCCATGGCCAGGAAAGCTGGCTGCTGCACGCGCAATCGGACTGGAGTGAAGCGCATCTGGACTGGCCCGCCGACCAGGTGGCCAAGGCGCTGCTGCACGCCTTCGCCCAGCTTGGCGGCGCGGCGCCGCTGGCATGGAGCACCCAATGCTGGCAGCACGCGGCCCCGGCCGCCGGCCACGACGAACTGTTCGCCTGGCATGAGCGTTCGCGGCTGGGCCTGTGCGGCGACTGGCTGCAGGCCGGCACGGTGGAAGGTGCCTGGCTCAGCGGCCGTGCCCTGGCCGCGCATATCGCCGCCGCATCCCCATCGAGCATGCCGAAGCCGGATCTGGCCCACGGCGTTCCCCATCCCGTGCTGCCTGTGCTCGTCTGA
- a CDS encoding AraC family transcriptional regulator: MSDFYTESPRALIATARDHASGDIFPSHQHARGQFAYAARGAISVHTPQGNWLVPPQRACWVPAGLAHGMRMHGAVTMLNVFIEPGAVVQAGLPAHCQVLGASPLLRQLLADAVKVDALYAAESRAGRLMALLLDEIAAATPLPLSAPLPRDARLARLCTELFRQPRIDGSLDAMAAQAGMSRRTFTRLFRTETGLGFAQWRQQACLLAAIARLADGQAVTRIALDLGYASPSAFTAAFRRVLGQAPSDYMV; the protein is encoded by the coding sequence ATGAGCGACTTTTATACGGAATCGCCGCGCGCGCTGATCGCCACCGCGCGCGACCATGCGTCCGGCGACATCTTTCCCAGCCATCAGCATGCACGTGGGCAATTCGCCTATGCGGCGCGAGGCGCCATCAGCGTGCACACGCCGCAAGGCAACTGGCTGGTGCCGCCGCAGCGCGCCTGCTGGGTGCCGGCCGGCCTGGCGCACGGCATGCGCATGCATGGCGCGGTGACCATGCTGAATGTCTTCATCGAGCCCGGCGCCGTGGTCCAGGCAGGCTTGCCGGCGCACTGCCAGGTGCTGGGCGCCTCGCCGCTGCTGCGCCAGCTGCTGGCCGACGCCGTCAAGGTCGATGCTTTATATGCGGCCGAATCGCGCGCCGGGCGCCTGATGGCCCTGCTGCTCGACGAAATCGCCGCCGCCACGCCCCTGCCCCTGAGCGCGCCGCTGCCGCGGGACGCCAGGCTGGCGCGGCTGTGTACTGAACTGTTCCGGCAACCGCGCATCGATGGCAGCCTGGACGCGATGGCGGCGCAGGCGGGCATGAGCCGGCGCACGTTTACGCGGCTGTTCCGCACCGAGACGGGGCTGGGCTTTGCCCAATGGCGCCAGCAAGCGTGCCTGCTGGCAGCCATCGCGCGCCTGGCCGACGGGCAAGCCGTCACGCGGATCGCGCTGGACCTGGGCTACGCCAGTCCCAGCGCCTTCACGGCCGCGTTCCGCCGCGTGCTGGGCCAGGCGCCCAGCGACTATATGGTTTAA
- a CDS encoding MerR family transcriptional regulator, with amino-acid sequence MTASTISNEAIGSVADDGERGALRSGAAARMAGLPVETLRVWERRYGISATQRTASGQRLYSPEQVQRLGLIKQLADLGHAVGMLARLPPDSLQQLLMPLGAPGGVPPPRPLRLALVGTTLPMRMSSDLRGTATLPACDVVRVCDSLAEAPQALLGARADIVMLEIAELSDEALPLIRAARLAGAARTVVVLFHFGASATIAHLRAQDCLLAREPAAPADILRMCAGALGHPGPAAAPPPPAALPVPPCRFDAQALAAITAATSTVQCECPRHLAEILSMVGSFERYSQHCATRHPDDALLHQDLAHATGQARAMLELAMDRLARAEGLPLPTETHG; translated from the coding sequence ATGACAGCATCGACCATATCGAACGAGGCGATTGGCAGCGTCGCCGACGATGGCGAACGCGGCGCGCTGCGCAGCGGCGCCGCCGCCCGGATGGCGGGCCTGCCCGTGGAAACCCTGCGCGTGTGGGAACGCCGCTACGGCATTTCCGCCACGCAGCGCACGGCCAGCGGCCAGCGCCTGTATTCGCCGGAGCAAGTCCAGCGCCTGGGCCTGATCAAGCAGTTGGCCGACCTCGGCCATGCCGTCGGCATGCTGGCCCGCCTGCCGCCAGACAGCCTGCAGCAACTGCTGATGCCGCTCGGCGCGCCTGGCGGCGTCCCGCCGCCGCGCCCCTTGCGTCTGGCACTCGTCGGCACCACCTTGCCGATGCGCATGTCCAGCGACTTGCGCGGCACGGCCACCTTGCCCGCCTGCGACGTGGTGCGCGTCTGCGACAGCCTGGCCGAGGCGCCGCAAGCCTTGCTGGGGGCGCGCGCCGACATCGTCATGCTTGAAATCGCCGAACTGTCCGACGAAGCCTTGCCGCTGATCCGTGCGGCGCGCCTGGCGGGCGCCGCCCGCACCGTCGTCGTGCTCTTCCATTTTGGCGCCAGCGCCACCATCGCCCACCTGCGTGCGCAGGACTGCCTGCTGGCGCGCGAACCGGCCGCGCCGGCCGACATCCTGCGCATGTGCGCCGGCGCCCTGGGCCATCCCGGCCCGGCAGCCGCGCCGCCCCCGCCAGCCGCGCTGCCCGTGCCGCCCTGCCGTTTCGACGCCCAGGCGCTGGCCGCCATCACGGCCGCCACCTCGACCGTGCAGTGCGAATGCCCGCGCCACCTGGCGGAAATCCTGTCGATGGTGGGCAGTTTCGAGCGCTACAGCCAGCACTGCGCCACGCGCCATCCGGACGATGCCCTGCTGCACCAGGACCTGGCCCACGCCACGGGCCAGGCCAGGGCCATGCTGGAACTGGCCATGGACCGGCTGGCGCGCGCCGAAGGCTTGCCCTTGCCCACGGAAACGCATGGATAA
- a CDS encoding alpha/beta fold hydrolase, with product MHNTYHRVGTGAHAVLVLHGWFGDAHAFAPMEPGLDGASFSYVFMDNRGYGGMRGAAGDYTVDEVARDALALADALGFATFSVVGHSMGGMVLEKLALLAPLRLRKLVAVAPVPSCGVAFEAAARALFLDAAGSVAARRAIIDRSTGARLPASWLDWKAAYSWASSDAAAFAAYFLAWSETDFSGEVKAARPQLPMLALAGEHDPRFDAALMRRTYLAWYPRARLEVLANAGHYPMNETPLALAASIEAFLQEK from the coding sequence ATGCACAATACCTATCATCGCGTGGGCACGGGCGCCCATGCCGTCCTCGTGCTGCACGGCTGGTTTGGCGACGCGCACGCCTTTGCGCCGATGGAGCCTGGCCTCGATGGCGCCAGTTTCAGCTATGTCTTCATGGACAACCGCGGCTATGGCGGCATGCGTGGCGCGGCGGGCGACTACACGGTGGACGAAGTGGCGCGCGACGCGCTGGCGCTGGCCGATGCACTCGGCTTTGCCACCTTCAGCGTGGTCGGCCATTCGATGGGCGGCATGGTGCTGGAAAAACTGGCCCTGCTGGCGCCCTTGCGCCTGCGCAAGCTGGTGGCCGTGGCGCCCGTGCCCAGCTGCGGCGTGGCCTTCGAGGCGGCGGCCCGCGCGCTGTTTCTCGACGCCGCCGGCAGCGTGGCGGCGCGGCGCGCCATCATCGACCGCAGCACGGGCGCGCGCTTGCCTGCAAGCTGGCTGGACTGGAAGGCGGCGTATTCCTGGGCAAGTTCGGATGCGGCCGCGTTTGCCGCCTATTTCCTCGCCTGGAGCGAGACGGATTTCAGTGGGGAAGTCAAGGCGGCGCGTCCGCAGCTGCCCATGCTGGCGCTGGCGGGCGAGCATGACCCGCGTTTCGATGCGGCGCTGATGCGCCGGACGTACCTGGCGTGGTACCCGCGGGCCAGGCTCGAGGTGCTGGCCAATGCGGGACACTATCCGATGAATGAAACGCCGCTGGCCCTGGCGGCCAGCATCGAGGCGTTTTTGCAGGAAAAGTAA